GTGATTTTGGCTTCGTCGCGGTTGAAGGCGATGCCGGAGATGATGGGTTGTTCCATGTTGTCATTTTCCTCAAATGTAATCAGTGTGCCTTCGCCTTCTTCTTCAAAGCTTGAGAGCACACGCAGTTTGACTTTGTATTTGCCTGCAAACTCTACTGAGCGGATTTGCAGTACCTTTGAGCCTTGGCTGGCGAGTTCCAGCATCTCTTCAAAGGTAATGGATTTCAGACGGCGCGCGTTCGGTTCCACACGAGGGTCGGTGGTGTATACGCCATCCACATCGGTATAAATCTGGCATTCATCAGCTTTCAGTGCCGCTGCCAAGGCAACGCCAGTGGTATCTGAGCCACCACGGCCAAGGGTGGTGATATTACCTTGCTCATCCACACCTTGAAAGCCTGCTACCACAACCACATTGCCAGCATTCAAATCGGCACGGATGCGTTCTTCATCAATATGCAGGATGCGCGCTTTGGTGAACGCGCTATCGGTCACGATGCGAACTTGTGCACCTGTGTAGCTCTTGGCTTTAATGCCCAAATCCATCAGGGCCAATGCAGTCAAGCCAATGGTGACTTGCTCGCCTGTAGAAACCATCACATCCAGTTCACGTGGATCAGGATTCGGCATGATTTCTTTAGCCAGTGCGATCAGGCGATTGGTCTCGCCAGACATGGCTGAAACCACGACGACGATTTGATGGCCTAATGCTTTATAACGCGCCACGCGACGCGCAAGATTGCGGATGCGATCTGGGTTGGCGACTGAAGTGCCGCCGTATTTTTGTACGATAAGTGCCATATGTTTTAGCTATTGTGGTTGGGTAAATATTGGTTTGAAAAGTGCCTTAGCCAAGCTTTTGCTTAACCCAGTCGGTGACGTTGTTTAGTGCTTGAGGTAACTGGCTGGCATCGGTGCCACCTGCCATAGCCATGTCTGGCTTACCTCCGCCTTTGCCCCCTACTTGGTTGGCAACAAAGTTGACCAAATCACCAGCTTTGATCTTGGCGATCAGGTCAGGGGTTACACCTGCAGCCAGGCTGACTTTGCCATCGCTGACAGCAGCCAGCACGATGGCGGCGGATTTCAGTTTGTCTTTCAGCTTGTCCATGGTTTCGCGCAGGGCGTTTGCATCAGCACCTTCAAGCGTGGCAGCCAATACTTTTACGCCGCCTATTTCCACGGCTTGTGCAGCCAGGTCATCACCTTGTGATGAAGCCAGTTTTGATTTTAGGCGAGCCAGTTCTTTTTCGAGAGTTTTGACGTTATCCAATATCTGCGTGAGCTTAGTTGGTAATTCATATGCAGGTGCCTTGATCTCACGGGCCGCTAAATTGAGCAGGGCTTCTTGCGACTGCACCAGTTTCAGTGCGCCTTCACCAGTAGTGGCCTCCAGGCGTCGTACACCAGCGGCAACACCGCTTTCAGCAATGATCTTGAAAAAGCCTATATCACCCGTGCGCCTTACGTGTGTACCGCCACACAGCTCACGGCTGGTACCGATATCCAGTACGCGGACTTCATCGCCATATTTCTCGCCAAACAGCATCATAGCGCCTGTTTTCTGTGCAGATTCAATATCCATCACGCGCGCTTGTGTTGGCGTATTTTCAAGGATTTCGGCATTGACGATAGATTCTATGCGCTGAATTTCAGCATCGGTCACGGGTGCATTGTGCACGAAGTCAAAGCGGGTTTTTTCAGTATCTACCAGAGAGCCTTTTTGCTGCACATGCTCGCCCAGTACTTCGCGCAATGCCTTATGCATGATATGGGTCACAGAGTGGTTACGCATCGTGGCTTTTCGCGCCGTGATATTGACGCGTGCGCTGAGTACGTCACCCACAGCCAGTTTGCCAGTTTTCAGGACGCCATGGTGACCGAATACGCTGGCTTGTATCTTCAAGGTGTCTTCCACAGCAAAGATGCCGTCGCTACTGCGCAACTCACCACTGTCACCAATCTGGCCGCCAGATTCAGCGTAGAAAGGGGTAATGTCCAGTACAACTACGCCCAAGTCACCTTCACTCAGGCTCTCAACTGCTGTGTCTTCTTTATATAGGGCCAGTACCTTGGCGCTGGTTTCATGTTTTTCATAGCCGTGGAAGCTGGTGGCAATGCCATCGTATTCCAGATTTGTGGCCATCTTGAATTTGCCAGCGGCACGTGCCTGATCCTTCTGGCGCCTCATAGCGGCGTCGAAGGCAGCTGAATCGACAGCTACATTGCGTTCACGGCCGATATCCGCAGTTAGGTCGAGTGGAAAGCCGAAGGTGTCATGTAACTTGAATGCTAAATCACCATTGAATAAGGTATTGCCAGCCTTTTCCATAGAGGCAAGTTCTGTTTCAAGGATTTCCATACCGTTCTCGATAGTCTCGAAGAAACGGTCTTCTTCCTGTTTGAGAATATCGGCAATACGTTTTTGCTCGCTGATTAGCTCTGGATAGGCATCGCCCATCTCAGCTACTAAATCTGGCAGTATTTTGTGGAAGAATGCGCTACGAACACCTAACTTGTAGCCATGACGGATAGCGCGGCGGATGATGCGGCGCAGCACATAGCCACGGCCTTCGTTGCCAGGAATGACGCCATCTGCAATCAGGAATGAGCAGGCGCGAATGTGGTCGGCCAGTACTTTAAGTGAGGGGCTATCTAAATCTGTCGTTTTCGTTTCACGTGCAGCGGCTGCAATCAGTGTTTGGAATAAATCGATTTCATAATTAGCATGTACGCCTTGCAGCACGGCAGAGATGCGCTCCAAGCCCATGCCCGTATCAACCGACGGCTTCGGTAGCGGATGCATCACGCCAGCTTCATCGCGATTGAATTGCATGAACACGTTATTCCAGATTTCGATGAAGCGATCGCCATCTTCATCTGCACTACCTGGAGGGCCGCCCCAGATGTGGTCGCCATGGTCATAGAAAATCTCGGTACATGGGCCGCATGGGCCGGTATCGCCCATCATCCAGAAATTGTCTGAAGCGAAGCGCGCGCCTTTGTTATCGCCAATGCGGATGACTTTATTGGCAGGGACACCCATCTCTTTGGTCCAGATGTCATAGGCTTCGTCATCTTCGGCATAGACGGTGACCAGCAGTTTTTCTTTGGGTAGCTTGTAAACTTCAGTCAGTAACTCCCAAGCAAAGCTAATGGCATCGCGCTTGAAGTAATCGCCAAAGCTGAAATTGCCCAGCATCTCAAAGA
This genomic window from Methyloradius palustris contains:
- a CDS encoding aspartate kinase; this translates as MALIVQKYGGTSVANPDRIRNLARRVARYKALGHQIVVVVSAMSGETNRLIALAKEIMPNPDPRELDVMVSTGEQVTIGLTALALMDLGIKAKSYTGAQVRIVTDSAFTKARILHIDEERIRADLNAGNVVVVAGFQGVDEQGNITTLGRGGSDTTGVALAAALKADECQIYTDVDGVYTTDPRVEPNARRLKSITFEEMLELASQGSKVLQIRSVEFAGKYKVKLRVLSSFEEEGEGTLITFEENDNMEQPIISGIAFNRDEAKITVLGVPDRPGIAYQILGPIADANIDVDIIIQNTGADGTTDFTFTVHKNELNKALDILRDKVQGHIGAREISGDDKIAKVSIVGVGMRSHVGVASQMFRTLAEEGINIQMISTSEIKIAVVIDEKYMELAVRVLHKAFELEEA
- the alaS gene encoding alanine--tRNA ligase, encoding MNNKPSSKAIRQTFLDFFASKGHQIVASSSLVPHGDPTLLFTNAGMNQFKDVFLGFDKRPYTRATTSQKCVRAGGKHNDLENVGYTARHHTFFEMLGNFSFGDYFKRDAISFAWELLTEVYKLPKEKLLVTVYAEDDEAYDIWTKEMGVPANKVIRIGDNKGARFASDNFWMMGDTGPCGPCTEIFYDHGDHIWGGPPGSADEDGDRFIEIWNNVFMQFNRDEAGVMHPLPKPSVDTGMGLERISAVLQGVHANYEIDLFQTLIAAAARETKTTDLDSPSLKVLADHIRACSFLIADGVIPGNEGRGYVLRRIIRRAIRHGYKLGVRSAFFHKILPDLVAEMGDAYPELISEQKRIADILKQEEDRFFETIENGMEILETELASMEKAGNTLFNGDLAFKLHDTFGFPLDLTADIGRERNVAVDSAAFDAAMRRQKDQARAAGKFKMATNLEYDGIATSFHGYEKHETSAKVLALYKEDTAVESLSEGDLGVVVLDITPFYAESGGQIGDSGELRSSDGIFAVEDTLKIQASVFGHHGVLKTGKLAVGDVLSARVNITARKATMRNHSVTHIMHKALREVLGEHVQQKGSLVDTEKTRFDFVHNAPVTDAEIQRIESIVNAEILENTPTQARVMDIESAQKTGAMMLFGEKYGDEVRVLDIGTSRELCGGTHVRRTGDIGFFKIIAESGVAAGVRRLEATTGEGALKLVQSQEALLNLAAREIKAPAYELPTKLTQILDNVKTLEKELARLKSKLASSQGDDLAAQAVEIGGVKVLAATLEGADANALRETMDKLKDKLKSAAIVLAAVSDGKVSLAAGVTPDLIAKIKAGDLVNFVANQVGGKGGGKPDMAMAGGTDASQLPQALNNVTDWVKQKLG